The Paenibacillus swuensis genome contains the following window.
TTGTACGGTGGACGAGCTTCCGTGGAGCGAAGAACAGACACCCGAGAGTTTTATCCGAAACCTGCAGGAACAATTGGTCGTGACCGTCGATTCTCCGGCAGCCCGTCCGGGTATGTATTATGTCGGTACTTTTGCATTAGAAAGCGGAGAGATTCTGGATAACTTGCAGATCGGCATTGATCTGAAATGTGATATGGATTTACCGGTTGTGAACACCCTGGCCCAGATCGCGGCCGTAGCGGTGCAGAAGGCATATGAGGAAGACAAGAAGGTGCCGGATCATATCGAAGTGGAAGTGGACATGGCGACAGCGTTGCCTGTAACCCAACACACGGACGAAACTTCGGCGAAATTCGAGAAGCGGTTCACGTCCGGCACACATCATGTGACGGTACACCTCGGCATCCATCGGGTAGCGGTGAAGATTGTATTCCCGTTTGCCAAAGTGGTGCCGGAAGCGACTCCTGTGATCTTTGCATTACAGAAAGATACCGCAGGTCATTGGAGAGAAGGCGAAATCTTTAAGGAGTTCGCGGAACAGTACGGGTTGGACAAGAAGTTTAACGGTAACTACTTCAAGGACAAGCGCATTCTGCATGTGGATATCGGCGACGGCTCGACAGAGTATCCGATTACGGAAGGCAATAAATTCCTGCGTCAATTCGTGCACGGCAGCCACCACGGGGCAGGTTACGCGATTGAAGAAGCGCTGGGTGATTTCAACCGTTTGATCCATCTGCCGGACAGCCCGCGCCAGTTCTTCAGCGATGTCATCAAGAATCCGAAGCACAAGTACAACGCGCGCGCGTTAAAGACGTTGAAGAGACCGATGGAAAGCCAATCCCGGCAAATTGTGCAAAATGTGAAACGTCAGCTCACCAAAGCCCGCAACGAGATCGATCTGATCTGCGTTTACGGCGGCGGCAGCATCCTCATGCGGTCCATGTTGTATCCGCAGCTGGAAGAGCTTTGTGTGGAGCGCGAGATCCAATTGCTCTACATTCCGGCCGATTACGCGGTGCAATTGAATGCGTTGGGGCTGGACTCCTTCGTCCGCGGCAAGATCTATGAAGCATTGAAAAATAAAGCGACGCTGCCGCAGCCCGTTCAAGCGTAACCGAAAGCGGCTGAGCAGGCGGAAACCGGAAGGTGACACGCGTGAAGAAACAGAAGCAACCCGGCGATAACATTTCTTTGAAGACGAAGAAAACCGAAGATCCCGCGGTCATGAGTTGGATCAATGCGCAGACGAACCTGATGGATTCGCTGCGTTATCTGATCGAGATCGAAGTCGTGCAGAATGGTGTCCGAAATCTGCAGACGTGTATTCCGATGGAACGAAATATTCTCAGTATGCAAGCTGCCGATCAAGAGCTTCGATCCGCTCGTGAAGAGGTTGCGGCGGGACAAGCTTCGGCAGCATCCGGAGGTGTCGACGCAGACGCATCTTCTGAGGATTTAGCCGAAGTTGAACAGGCAGCAACGCCCGAATTGGCGCCTGAAGACGATATTGACGAAGATGATATCGACTCATGGATCTAGCCAAGTCCTTGCGTGGTAAGGGTTTTAAGTGATTGCATCACTTGGTAATACTTTGTATTTCTTTGTCATATTAAAAGTAATGTTATAAAGAATGATGAAGTATTACCTAGTAATTTAATGGTTTATTATGGGAAGTTTGCGAATAGCAGACTTCCTTTTTTACATGTAGGAGGGTTGATTTTCTTTCCCTTTTATCAAGAAATATGTGGTAAACTTTGGGTCGTATGAGATCAGAAATCTAGAGGAGGTCTGTGAAAGTGAGCGGACAAGAGAAGGGAAAATTTTTAAGATTTGACAGCAGATATCATTTTGTAACCGTACCTTTAACGATCATCGTGTCCGTGTTCTCGGTTATACAGTTGGTTGATGCCATCGGAGATGAGAAACCGTTGAGACTGCCTTTGTTGATTTTGGGAATCAGTATATGTCTGGTTTTCGCGGTAGGGCTGATTCGTTATTACGCCACGAAAACACAAGACCGGATTATCCGGATCGAGGAGCAGTTCCGTCATTACCGTTTAACGGGGAAAGAATTGAATCCAAAGCTAACGAAATCACAGATCATCGCCCTGCGTAATGCCGGAGATTCGGAATTCCCGTCTCTGTGCGTACGCGCGGTAACGGAACAATTGGATCCGAAAGCGATTCGCGAAGCCATCCGGCAATGGCGGGAAGATCAGATGAGAATTTAACTTTATACCGCTGTAGAACAGGCTCTCCGCTTAGGGGAGTCTTTTTGTTTCTCAAAGGTTATTCAGATTCACTTCAGTAAATAATGGGTAGAATATGTAGCTAAAGCAACTTAGGAGAGAAGTTCATTCTAATCACTAGTAAACGAGGTGCGCAAGTTGATCCAATTCAAGAATGTTACAAAAAAATATAACGACGGATCCACCGCCCTGAAGGGAATTAATCTGGAGATTAAAGAGGGAGAGCTTGTGACCCTGATCGGACCCAGCGGATGCGGGAAAACGACTACGATGAAGATGATAAACCGGCTTGTTGAACCTTCATCAGGACAAATTTTAGTGGATGGCAAGGATATTTCCACCATCAATCCGGTTGAATTGCGCCGAAGCATCGGCTATGTCATTCAACAGATCGGATTGTTTCCGCATATGACGATTAAGGACAATGTAGCGATCGTGCCCAAGCTGAAGGGTATGAGCAAGCAGGATTACGAACAACGCATTGATGAATTGATGTCGATGGTCGGATTGGATCCGGACATATACCGCGACCGCTATCCTGCGGAGTTAAGCGGGGGGCAGCAGCAACGGATCGGCGTTATCCGGGCGATGGCGGCGGAGCCGTCGATTATACTGATGGACGAGCCGTTCAGCGCGCTGGACCCGATCAGCCGTGAGCAGCTTCAGGATGAACTCATCCGGCTGCAGGAAGAAGTGAAGAAAACGATTGTGTTTGTCTCTCATGATATGGATGAGGCTCTTAAAATCGCGGACCGCATTATTCTCATGAAAGACGGTGAAATTGTTCAGGCGGATACGCCTGACCGTATTTTGCGCAGACCGAAGAATGAATTCGTTCGCTCTTTTATCGGGGAAGGAAGATTGCATGATTCCGAGGTTCTCCATGTGGAGGACGTGATGATCACGAATCCGGTGACGGTATTCTTGTCGCGGGGACTTGCCCACGGGGCTAAGGTGATGAAGCAGAACCGCGTAAACAGTCTGATGGTCACGGACAAGAACCGTGTGCTCAAGGGAATTGTGACGAAGGAGATGCTCGAAGAGCAGTATCGCAACGAAGACTTGTCCGTTCAGGAAATTATGCGGGCTGATATTCAGACGGTCCCGGTGGGAAGCGGCGTAACAGAGGCCGTCGAGATGATGAAGCAATACGGTTTAAGCAATATGCCTGTAGTTAACCCTGAAGGACAATTGGTCGGATTGGTAACAAATTCAAGCTTAGTGGACGCATTGTTGAAGCAGATGTAATTGGAGGTCATCATGAATCTTTGGGAAGTCATTGTAGGTAGACAAGATGAGATTATTCAAGCTACCTTGGAACATATTCAAATTTCATTTATCGCCTTGCTGATCGCGATAGTAATTTCGATTCCGCTTGGCCTTTTATTGACGCGGGCGCCTAGATTGGCAGGTCCGGTCATCGGGGTAACTTCGTTATTCCAAACCATTCCAAGCTTGGCTTTGCTGGGTTTTATGATCCCGATACTGGGCATCGGTATGGCTCCTGCGATTGTGGCGCTTACCGTGTATGCGCTGTTACCGATTCTGAGAAACACGTATACGGGAATTATGAACGTGGACAAGCCGATTAAAGAAGCGGGAACCGGTATGGGGATGACGAGCTTGCAAGTCATGTTTAAAGTGGAGCTTCCGCTGGCGTTAAACGTCATTATGGCGGGCATCCGAACGGCTACCGTCATGCTGATCGGCGTCGCTACGCTTGCTTCGCTGGTAGGGGCCGGAGGCTTAGGGGATCTGATTTTCCGCGGAATCTCCACCGTTAATACGGAGCTGATCCTGGCGGGTACGATTCCGGCGGCCCTGCTTGCGATCGTATTCGATTATATGCTGGCCCGGATGGAGCAAGCGGTCACGCCTAAAGGCATTCGTAAAGGCACGAAGCCTTCCTCGAAATTCCGCAGAGGCGTTGAGCTGGCTTTTATGGCTGTGTTGGGCGTGCTGTTGGTGTTCAGTTTAGCCAAGGGGCTAGTCGGAAGCGGCGGTTCCGGAGAAAATTCGGTTGTCGTTGCAGGCAAAAACTTCTCTGAGCAAGACATTCTGACGCATCTCATGGCATCCCTCATCGAAGAGAAGACCGACCTGGACGTCGTGCGGAAGCCGTTTCTCGGCGGTTCTTCCGTAACCCATGACGCCATTGTAAGAGGCGATGTGGATGTGTATGCGGAGTACACAGGTACAGGATGGACCTCTGTTCTCCAGAAGAAGCCGATTATGGGACCTCCGGAGAAGACATACGATGCGGTAAAATCCGCATATGAGAAAGAATTCGGGGTTACATGGCTGAAGCCGTTAGGGTTCAATAATACCTTTGCGATGGCAATGGGAGAGGAACGAGCCAAGGAGCTGGGAATCGAAACCTTCACGGATTTGGCGAAGGCTGCACCGCAGCTGGTGTTCGGAGGTACACCCGAGTTTCTGGAGCGTTCCGACGGTTTCCAGGGCTTAAAGAAAGTTTACGATATGAACTTCAAGGCAATCAAGGGGCTGGATATCGGTCTCACCTTCAGCGCTGTTTCAGAAGGGACGACGGATGTGCTAAGCGCGAATTCCACCGACGGGCGTATTGCGAAGTTTAATTTAAAAGTTCTGAAGGATGATAAGCAGTTCTTCCCTCCATACTTTGTGGCTCCGATTATTCGTCAGGATACACTTGAGAAACATCCCGAATTGGCGGAGGTTCTTGATCTGTTGGCGAATAAGATCGATGACCGGACCATGGCGGAGTTGAACGGAAAAGTGGATCTGGATGGTCAGGATGCGCGGAAAGTAGCTGAGGATTGGTTGAAAAAAGCAGGCTTGATCTCCTAGGAGACGGCCTGCTTCTTTTCTTTACGAGGAAACAAGGTATAGCTGAAGCTGATGAAGAAATCAATGGCCAAGATGAAGGCCCATCGCTGGGAAGTGACGCCTAACGCTTCCGTGCGTTCCGCGTCGCCGACAAACCAGATCATCAGCAGGAGTAAAGCGCTGCCGATCGTCCAGGCCGCCAAGTGGCGGTACCAGCTGCTGCGCGCATGGCTCGCATGTTCCTTGCCGTGCTTCGGCGGCTTGACCGGAGGCGGACCTCCCACGAACCGATGAGCGAAGCGCTGGTCGGCCCAGGTAATCATCCGGTGTCCGTAGGCAACGGAAACACCGATATAGATGGCGGCTACCCCGTGCATAATATCCGCGGTAGCACCGTTCTTTAGATGAATGACCGTGGCGATCAACAGCACCAGGTCGACCAGCGGGGTACAATACAACAAGGCCGTTCCCAGCTTGCGGTATTGAAGTATATAACGGCAGAACAGACCTGCCAGAACGAACACCCAGAACCCGATCTCACAGGCGATAATGACGGCGGCAATCATAACCGATTTCAGCTCCTTTTAATAACACAGTTGTATTAGAACAAATTTATTATAATACAGTTGTATTGAAAAAACAACTATGGTAGGATGATTTTATGCCAAAAATCGTAGATCATGAACAACGTAA
Protein-coding sequences here:
- a CDS encoding ParM/StbA family protein, with the translated sequence MNYHFFVGNDNGNSEHDMIIDGRLVQQPNVNCTVDELPWSEEQTPESFIRNLQEQLVVTVDSPAARPGMYYVGTFALESGEILDNLQIGIDLKCDMDLPVVNTLAQIAAVAVQKAYEEDKKVPDHIEVEVDMATALPVTQHTDETSAKFEKRFTSGTHHVTVHLGIHRVAVKIVFPFAKVVPEATPVIFALQKDTAGHWREGEIFKEFAEQYGLDKKFNGNYFKDKRILHVDIGDGSTEYPITEGNKFLRQFVHGSHHGAGYAIEEALGDFNRLIHLPDSPRQFFSDVIKNPKHKYNARALKTLKRPMESQSRQIVQNVKRQLTKARNEIDLICVYGGGSILMRSMLYPQLEELCVEREIQLLYIPADYAVQLNALGLDSFVRGKIYEALKNKATLPQPVQA
- a CDS encoding glycine betaine ABC transporter substrate-binding protein produces the protein MNLWEVIVGRQDEIIQATLEHIQISFIALLIAIVISIPLGLLLTRAPRLAGPVIGVTSLFQTIPSLALLGFMIPILGIGMAPAIVALTVYALLPILRNTYTGIMNVDKPIKEAGTGMGMTSLQVMFKVELPLALNVIMAGIRTATVMLIGVATLASLVGAGGLGDLIFRGISTVNTELILAGTIPAALLAIVFDYMLARMEQAVTPKGIRKGTKPSSKFRRGVELAFMAVLGVLLVFSLAKGLVGSGGSGENSVVVAGKNFSEQDILTHLMASLIEEKTDLDVVRKPFLGGSSVTHDAIVRGDVDVYAEYTGTGWTSVLQKKPIMGPPEKTYDAVKSAYEKEFGVTWLKPLGFNNTFAMAMGEERAKELGIETFTDLAKAAPQLVFGGTPEFLERSDGFQGLKKVYDMNFKAIKGLDIGLTFSAVSEGTTDVLSANSTDGRIAKFNLKVLKDDKQFFPPYFVAPIIRQDTLEKHPELAEVLDLLANKIDDRTMAELNGKVDLDGQDARKVAEDWLKKAGLIS
- a CDS encoding ABC transporter ATP-binding protein, with amino-acid sequence MIQFKNVTKKYNDGSTALKGINLEIKEGELVTLIGPSGCGKTTTMKMINRLVEPSSGQILVDGKDISTINPVELRRSIGYVIQQIGLFPHMTIKDNVAIVPKLKGMSKQDYEQRIDELMSMVGLDPDIYRDRYPAELSGGQQQRIGVIRAMAAEPSIILMDEPFSALDPISREQLQDELIRLQEEVKKTIVFVSHDMDEALKIADRIILMKDGEIVQADTPDRILRRPKNEFVRSFIGEGRLHDSEVLHVEDVMITNPVTVFLSRGLAHGAKVMKQNRVNSLMVTDKNRVLKGIVTKEMLEEQYRNEDLSVQEIMRADIQTVPVGSGVTEAVEMMKQYGLSNMPVVNPEGQLVGLVTNSSLVDALLKQM
- a CDS encoding DUF6526 family protein; translation: MSGQEKGKFLRFDSRYHFVTVPLTIIVSVFSVIQLVDAIGDEKPLRLPLLILGISICLVFAVGLIRYYATKTQDRIIRIEEQFRHYRLTGKELNPKLTKSQIIALRNAGDSEFPSLCVRAVTEQLDPKAIREAIRQWREDQMRI